From one Catenuloplanes nepalensis genomic stretch:
- a CDS encoding TetR/AcrR family transcriptional regulator, translated as MDEKQRVILRQAMALADEAGLDAVSMRAVGRRVGLSSMALYPYVGNKEALLDGLVQQLLEELHDSSVSDGDWRDRLRAIARAARDLAHAHPGAYPLLVARPAAGEAEDADRVQERIRDALRDAGVARAEVLRLQRMLSTFALGYGASEVTGRFTAGSAEERTAEFEADLEDLLGLVERTAERRSA; from the coding sequence GTGGACGAGAAGCAGCGGGTGATTCTGCGGCAGGCGATGGCGCTGGCGGACGAGGCCGGCCTGGACGCGGTCTCGATGCGTGCCGTCGGCCGGCGGGTCGGGCTCAGCTCGATGGCGCTCTACCCGTACGTGGGTAACAAGGAGGCGCTGCTCGACGGCCTGGTCCAGCAGTTGCTGGAGGAGCTGCACGACTCGTCGGTGTCGGACGGCGACTGGCGGGACCGGCTGCGGGCGATCGCCCGTGCCGCCCGCGATCTCGCGCATGCGCATCCCGGGGCGTATCCGCTGCTGGTGGCGCGCCCGGCGGCCGGCGAGGCGGAGGACGCGGACCGGGTGCAGGAACGCATCCGCGACGCGCTCCGCGACGCGGGCGTGGCCCGCGCGGAGGTCCTGCGGCTGCAACGGATGCTGTCGACGTTCGCGCTCGGCTACGGCGCCTCGGAGGTGACCGGGCGATTCACGGCCGGTTCGGCGGAGGAGCGGACCGCCGAGTTCGAGGCGGACCTGGAGGATCTGCTGGGCCTGGTCGAACGGACCGCGGAGAGACGGTCCGCCTGA
- the fabF gene encoding beta-ketoacyl-ACP synthase II has product MTSVDVVVTGLGATSPLGGDVASTWDGMLHGRSGVSRLAQDWAAELPVQIAASLAVDPSEIIDKPKLRKMDRSEAIAVIAARQAWADSGLADSGLDLERLGVSIGSGIGGATTLLDQDDILEERGARRVSPHTIPMLMPNGPAAFVGLELGAQAGVHCVASACATGAEAIALGLDMIRAGRADVVVAGGTEAVIHPLPIAGFASMRAMSTRNDDPERASRPWDKGRDGFVLGEGAGVVVLERAEHAIARGARIYARLAGSGITSDGFDIVQPHPEGAGAIRAIGKALRDAGLTGADIVHVNAHATSTPVGDIAEIAALRAAVGTHPVVTATKSMTGHLLGAAGALESIATILSIRDSIVPPTINLDDPDDKLDLDVAAHKARPLEIPAALNNSFGFGGHNVALVFTRP; this is encoded by the coding sequence GTGACCTCTGTCGACGTCGTCGTCACAGGGCTCGGCGCCACGTCCCCGCTCGGCGGGGACGTGGCGTCCACCTGGGACGGTATGCTGCACGGTCGCTCCGGGGTCAGCCGGCTGGCCCAGGACTGGGCGGCCGAGCTGCCGGTGCAGATCGCCGCGTCGCTCGCCGTCGACCCCTCCGAGATCATCGACAAGCCGAAGCTGCGCAAGATGGACCGCTCCGAGGCGATAGCGGTCATCGCGGCACGCCAGGCATGGGCCGACTCGGGCCTGGCCGATTCCGGGCTCGACCTGGAGCGGCTCGGCGTGAGCATCGGCTCGGGCATCGGCGGCGCCACCACACTGCTCGACCAGGACGACATCCTGGAGGAGCGGGGCGCGCGGCGGGTCTCGCCGCACACCATCCCGATGCTGATGCCGAACGGCCCGGCCGCGTTCGTCGGCCTGGAGCTCGGCGCGCAGGCCGGCGTCCACTGCGTGGCCAGCGCCTGCGCCACCGGCGCGGAGGCGATCGCGCTGGGCCTGGACATGATCCGGGCCGGGCGGGCCGACGTGGTCGTGGCGGGCGGCACCGAGGCCGTGATCCACCCGCTGCCGATCGCCGGTTTCGCGTCGATGCGCGCGATGTCCACGCGCAACGACGACCCGGAGCGGGCCTCCCGCCCGTGGGACAAGGGCCGGGACGGCTTCGTGCTCGGTGAGGGCGCGGGCGTCGTCGTGCTGGAGCGGGCCGAGCACGCGATCGCGCGCGGCGCACGGATCTACGCGCGTCTGGCCGGCTCCGGCATCACCTCGGACGGCTTCGACATCGTGCAGCCGCACCCCGAGGGCGCGGGCGCGATCCGGGCGATCGGCAAGGCGCTCCGCGACGCGGGCCTGACCGGTGCGGACATCGTGCACGTGAACGCGCACGCCACATCCACCCCGGTCGGCGACATCGCGGAGATCGCGGCGCTGCGGGCCGCGGTCGGCACGCACCCGGTGGTCACCGCCACCAAGTCGATGACCGGGCACCTGCTCGGCGCGGCCGGCGCGCTGGAGTCGATCGCGACGATCCTGTCGATCCGCGACAGCATCGTGCCGCCGACGATCAACCTGGACGACCCGGACGACAAGCTCGACCTGGACGTGGCCGCGCACAAGGCCCGTCCGCTGGAGATCCCGGCGGCGCTGAACAACTCGTTCGGCTTCGGCGGGCACAACGTGGCGCTGGTCTTCACCCGCCCGTAG
- a CDS encoding serine hydrolase domain-containing protein, translating into MSKSGRNRGLWHRAGAAVVAVVLAGTAALTHTGVANAAPKNQLAAEIQPLLDAITATGVPGSYAQVRRDGKTFTGASGVAFVETGAPARADSRHRIGSVTKTFVSTTVLQLVGERRLSLDTSVDRLLPRFDLDPKITVRQLLNHTSGIGNYTAALDTYAELEEWRTRTFTPDELVRLGQSFPDTGAPGEVFSYSNTNYVLAGLIIEKVTGNDAEKEINRRIIRPLGLRDTYFPGRDPQIRGPHAGAYVAWPDEQTGEITLRDFSVYNMTWAWTAGEMISTTADLNTFYRALITGKLLKPAQQKALMETVPWDPAQPDALRYGLGIYALQLPCGTFWGHDGGVIGQVTQVLTSLDGRTQLAFGMNFGINFYPDPAMQEAFNNLIVSGLCGPQSGGDQLRTAGGAEIPLLPGAVRLNN; encoded by the coding sequence ATGTCGAAATCAGGGCGTAACAGAGGACTGTGGCACCGGGCCGGGGCGGCTGTCGTGGCGGTCGTGCTCGCCGGGACCGCGGCGCTGACTCACACGGGGGTGGCGAACGCCGCGCCGAAGAACCAGCTGGCCGCCGAGATCCAGCCGCTGCTGGACGCGATCACCGCAACCGGTGTGCCGGGTTCGTACGCGCAGGTCCGGCGGGACGGGAAGACGTTCACCGGAGCGTCCGGCGTGGCGTTCGTGGAGACCGGTGCGCCGGCCCGGGCGGACTCGCGGCACCGGATCGGCAGCGTCACCAAGACGTTCGTCTCCACCACGGTGCTGCAGCTGGTGGGCGAGCGCCGGCTGTCGCTCGACACCAGCGTGGACCGGCTGCTGCCGCGCTTCGATCTGGATCCGAAGATCACGGTGCGGCAGCTTCTCAACCACACCAGCGGCATCGGCAACTACACGGCGGCGCTGGACACGTACGCCGAGCTGGAGGAGTGGCGGACGCGGACGTTCACGCCGGACGAGCTGGTGCGGCTCGGGCAGTCGTTCCCGGACACGGGCGCGCCGGGCGAGGTGTTCTCGTACTCGAACACCAACTACGTGCTCGCCGGGCTGATCATCGAGAAGGTGACCGGCAACGACGCGGAGAAGGAGATCAACCGTCGGATCATCCGGCCGCTGGGGCTGCGCGACACCTACTTCCCCGGGCGTGATCCCCAGATCCGCGGGCCGCACGCGGGTGCGTACGTGGCCTGGCCGGACGAGCAGACCGGCGAGATCACGCTGCGGGACTTCAGCGTCTACAACATGACCTGGGCGTGGACGGCCGGCGAGATGATCTCCACCACGGCCGACCTGAACACGTTCTACCGCGCGCTGATCACCGGCAAGCTGCTCAAGCCGGCGCAGCAGAAGGCGCTGATGGAGACCGTGCCGTGGGACCCGGCGCAGCCGGACGCGCTGCGCTACGGCCTCGGCATCTACGCGCTGCAGCTGCCCTGCGGCACGTTCTGGGGCCACGACGGCGGCGTGATCGGCCAGGTCACCCAGGTGCTCACCTCGCTCGACGGGCGCACCCAGCTCGCCTTCGGGATGAACTTCGGCATCAACTTCTACCCGGACCCGGCGATGCAGGAGGCGTTCAACAACCTGATCGTCTCCGGCCTCTGCGGGCCGCAGAGCGGCGGCGACCAGCTCCGGACCGCGGGTGGCGCGGAGATCCCGCTGCTGCCGGGCGCGGTGCGGCTCAACAACTGA
- a CDS encoding helix-turn-helix transcriptional regulator — protein sequence MRELVTAWRPGVPGVREVFHARFVAHAYPAHTHAAWTLLIVDDGAITYDLEQAHHGTVGATVTLLPPHVPHDGRSATTHGFRKRVLYLDPDVLGEDLIGAAVDRPGLSDPALRRAVHGLHGALVSPGDVLEAESRLTLIRDRLRTHLLPLVPAGPPPAKGLADDLRALLDRDTAAGLTLRDAAAELHAHPSHLVRAFTRAFGLPPHRYLTGRRVDAARRMLLAGVPPAEVATAAGFHDQSHLNRHFTKVLGVTPGRFAGRSRPSAGTR from the coding sequence ATGCGTGAGCTGGTCACGGCCTGGCGGCCGGGCGTTCCGGGCGTGCGGGAGGTGTTCCACGCCCGGTTCGTCGCGCACGCGTACCCGGCGCACACGCACGCCGCCTGGACGCTGCTGATCGTCGACGACGGCGCGATCACCTACGACCTGGAGCAGGCGCACCACGGCACGGTCGGCGCGACGGTCACGCTGCTGCCGCCGCACGTGCCGCACGACGGCCGGTCCGCCACCACGCACGGTTTCCGCAAGCGCGTGCTCTACCTCGACCCGGACGTGCTCGGCGAGGACCTGATCGGCGCGGCCGTGGACCGGCCGGGCCTGTCCGACCCGGCGCTCCGGCGGGCCGTGCACGGCCTGCACGGCGCGCTGGTGAGCCCGGGTGACGTGCTGGAGGCGGAGAGCCGGCTGACGCTGATCCGCGACCGTCTCCGGACCCACCTGCTGCCGCTGGTGCCGGCCGGGCCGCCGCCGGCGAAGGGTCTGGCCGACGATCTGCGCGCGCTGCTGGACCGGGACACCGCGGCCGGCCTCACGCTGCGCGACGCGGCCGCGGAACTGCACGCCCACCCGAGTCACCTGGTCCGCGCGTTCACCCGCGCGTTCGGGCTGCCGCCGCACCGCTATCTGACCGGCCGCCGGGTGGACGCGGCCCGGCGGATGCTGCTGGCCGGCGTGCCGCCCGCGGAGGTGGCGACCGCGGCCGGCTTCCACGACCAGTCGCACCTGAACCGGCACTTCACCAAGGTCCTGGGCGTCACACCCGGCCGCTTCGCGGGAAGATCCAGACCATCCGCGGGTACGCGGTGA
- a CDS encoding helix-turn-helix domain-containing protein — protein MTSPPAESPAVARRRLRLALRRAREENGFTQHQVADEMEWSISKVMRIESGEVTISVNDTRSLLNYLGISDPEEVARLIQSARDARKREWWDEAQFREHLPPAMRRLIQFETEARTIRYFLSMLIPGPLQVPDYAQAVFAAFQTKLPEATATVRREARQRRRQAFLERRDNPAVMLLLDESVLHRTLGDYHLLATQLFDLHSLATQGRLTIRIIPFTTSTALAMLATFEIYDFSDPDDSSAANDNDAVLYRESNLLDELVEDDSSVSRHLTEFTDLWNAALNEGTSIQMILEAAQKAAALAGTTSTSTSQ, from the coding sequence ATGACCTCGCCTCCGGCTGAATCGCCCGCGGTCGCGCGGCGCCGCTTGAGGCTCGCGTTGCGACGCGCCCGCGAGGAGAACGGCTTCACCCAGCATCAGGTCGCGGACGAGATGGAGTGGTCCATCTCGAAGGTCATGCGCATCGAGAGCGGCGAAGTCACCATCTCGGTCAATGACACCCGGTCCCTGCTGAACTACCTCGGCATCAGCGATCCCGAGGAGGTCGCCCGCCTCATCCAGTCCGCACGGGACGCCCGTAAGCGCGAGTGGTGGGACGAGGCCCAGTTCCGGGAGCACCTGCCGCCGGCGATGCGCCGCCTCATCCAGTTCGAGACCGAGGCGCGGACCATTCGCTACTTCCTCTCCATGCTGATCCCCGGCCCGCTCCAGGTTCCGGACTATGCGCAGGCGGTCTTCGCCGCCTTCCAGACGAAGCTGCCCGAGGCGACCGCGACGGTCCGGCGCGAGGCCCGGCAGCGCCGCCGCCAGGCCTTCCTGGAACGACGCGACAATCCGGCCGTCATGCTGCTGCTGGACGAGTCGGTTCTGCACCGCACGCTCGGCGACTACCACCTCCTCGCGACCCAGCTCTTCGACCTGCACTCGCTGGCGACGCAGGGCAGGCTGACCATCCGGATCATTCCGTTCACCACCAGCACCGCGCTGGCCATGCTCGCGACGTTCGAGATCTACGACTTCAGCGATCCTGACGACAGCTCCGCGGCGAATGACAACGACGCCGTGCTCTACCGCGAGAGCAACCTGCTGGACGAGCTGGTCGAGGACGACTCCTCCGTATCGCGACACCTGACCGAGTTCACAGATCTGTGGAACGCCGCGCTCAATGAGGGCACGTCGATCCAGATGATCCTCGAGGCGGCTCAAAAAGCCGCCGCCCTTGCCGGCACCACCAGTACCAGCACATCCCAATAG
- a CDS encoding DUF397 domain-containing protein, translating to MTKHNTAAWRRSTFCGTGACVEVSTTADRQFMRDAKEQDGAILAFSHAAWGTFVSGVRSGNISAE from the coding sequence GTGACCAAGCACAACACCGCAGCGTGGCGGCGTAGCACCTTCTGCGGAACGGGCGCCTGCGTCGAGGTCTCCACGACCGCGGACCGGCAGTTCATGCGTGACGCCAAGGAGCAGGACGGCGCGATCCTGGCCTTCTCCCACGCCGCATGGGGCACCTTCGTCTCGGGCGTGAGGAGCGGCAACATCAGCGCTGAGTGA
- a CDS encoding DUF397 domain-containing protein, whose translation MVEGEHREGALMPADHQLQWRRACGNGACVEVATTPSNAFVRDSKAPHDARLAVSGSAWSAFITAVAGGGIPTDRH comes from the coding sequence ATGGTGGAGGGTGAGCACAGGGAGGGAGCTCTCATGCCAGCCGATCACCAACTGCAGTGGAGACGAGCCTGCGGCAACGGCGCGTGCGTGGAGGTGGCGACGACGCCATCCAACGCGTTCGTCCGCGACTCCAAGGCGCCCCATGACGCCCGACTAGCCGTGTCGGGGTCCGCGTGGAGCGCGTTCATCACCGCCGTCGCGGGGGGCGGCATTCCGACCGACCGTCACTAG
- a CDS encoding ACP S-malonyltransferase, which produces MLAVLSPGQGSQKPGFLAPWLQLPDAEARLRAWSEPAGVDLVHLGTEADAEEIRDTARTQPLLVAAALLAAERLPLSESGDGTVVAGHSVGELAAASIAGVLTPESAVTLAGVRGREMAAACALEPTGMAAVVGGDPDEVVAAIESYGLHAANRNGAGQIVAAGAKDPLDKFAADRPGGVRVIPLAVAGAFHTPFMAPAEVALGAVAADVPTADPTRIMLSDLDGAAVADGAEMLSRLVRQVTAPVRWDLVMRTLAARGVTAVIELAPAGTLAGLIKREFKGPGLPEIVTLNTPDDLPAALDLIARHTEGRN; this is translated from the coding sequence GTGCTAGCCGTTCTCTCCCCAGGGCAAGGTTCACAGAAGCCCGGCTTCCTCGCGCCGTGGCTCCAACTCCCCGACGCCGAGGCCCGCCTCCGCGCGTGGTCCGAGCCGGCCGGCGTCGACCTGGTGCACCTGGGCACCGAGGCGGACGCCGAGGAGATCAGGGACACCGCGCGCACCCAGCCGCTGCTGGTCGCGGCCGCGCTGCTGGCCGCGGAGCGGCTCCCCCTCAGCGAGAGCGGGGACGGCACCGTGGTCGCCGGGCACAGCGTGGGCGAGCTGGCCGCGGCCTCGATCGCGGGCGTGCTGACGCCGGAGTCGGCCGTCACGCTCGCCGGCGTGCGCGGCCGGGAGATGGCCGCGGCCTGCGCGCTGGAGCCGACCGGCATGGCCGCGGTGGTCGGCGGCGACCCGGACGAGGTGGTCGCCGCGATCGAGTCGTACGGGTTGCACGCCGCCAACCGCAACGGCGCCGGGCAGATCGTCGCGGCCGGTGCGAAGGACCCGCTGGACAAGTTCGCGGCCGACCGTCCCGGTGGCGTGCGGGTGATCCCGCTGGCCGTGGCCGGCGCGTTCCACACGCCGTTCATGGCACCGGCCGAGGTCGCGCTGGGCGCGGTCGCGGCGGACGTGCCGACCGCCGACCCGACCCGGATCATGCTGTCCGACCTGGACGGCGCCGCGGTCGCGGACGGCGCCGAGATGCTGTCCCGGCTGGTCCGCCAGGTCACCGCGCCGGTCCGCTGGGACCTGGTGATGCGCACGCTGGCCGCGCGCGGCGTCACCGCGGTGATCGAGCTGGCCCCGGCCGGCACGCTCGCCGGTCTGATCAAGCGCGAGTTCAAGGGCCCCGGCCTGCCCGAGATCGTCACCCTGAACACGCCGGACGACCTCCCCGCGGCGCTCGACCTGATCGCACGACACACCGAAGGACGGAACTGA
- a CDS encoding PucR family transcriptional regulator has product MVIPHAPGDAPGAAWQAWPVANAGSGTKAGEPDGGPLAATVRRVERSAGGLATAAIARMDESLPWFRELPADQRSWVMLVAQAGVRSLVEWLRSSGGTADDTQEVSDEVFATAPRALARAISLQHTVALVKVTIDVAEEQVPELAAPGEEVALREAMLKFSREIAFAAARVYARAAESRGTWDARLQAMLVDALLRGDSSDVLASRAAALGWADAAPVAVAVGRSPGGDLAAILHGFYRAARRLGVELVGGGHGDRLVLVIGGAPDPVVTVQKLMEGFGDGPVVVGPAVPSLDAATESARAALTGYRSAVAWPAAPRPVAADDLLPERALAGDPEARRTLRDSVYGALTRAGGELLETLDAFFAAGGVLESAARGLFVHPNTVRYRLKRIAEVTTFSPLNSRDAFALRIALTVGRLDPPNAVLPPSRTTPRQG; this is encoded by the coding sequence ATGGTCATCCCGCACGCGCCGGGCGACGCACCGGGCGCAGCATGGCAGGCTTGGCCGGTGGCGAATGCGGGGAGCGGTACGAAAGCCGGCGAACCGGACGGCGGGCCGCTGGCCGCGACGGTGCGGCGGGTCGAGCGGAGCGCCGGCGGCCTGGCCACCGCCGCGATCGCCCGGATGGACGAGTCGCTGCCCTGGTTCCGGGAGCTGCCGGCCGACCAGCGGTCCTGGGTGATGCTCGTCGCCCAGGCCGGCGTGCGCTCGCTGGTGGAGTGGCTGCGGTCCAGCGGCGGCACCGCCGACGACACCCAGGAGGTCTCCGACGAGGTCTTCGCGACCGCGCCCCGCGCGCTGGCCCGGGCGATCTCGCTGCAGCACACGGTCGCGCTGGTCAAGGTCACCATCGACGTGGCCGAGGAGCAGGTGCCGGAGCTGGCCGCGCCGGGCGAGGAGGTCGCGCTGCGGGAGGCGATGCTCAAGTTCTCCCGGGAGATCGCGTTCGCGGCCGCCCGGGTCTACGCGCGGGCCGCGGAGTCGCGCGGCACCTGGGACGCCCGGCTGCAGGCGATGCTGGTGGACGCGCTGCTGCGCGGCGACTCCTCGGACGTGCTGGCCAGCCGTGCGGCCGCGCTGGGCTGGGCGGACGCGGCCCCGGTCGCGGTCGCGGTGGGCCGGTCCCCGGGCGGCGACCTGGCCGCGATCCTGCACGGGTTCTACCGCGCCGCGCGGCGGCTCGGCGTGGAGCTGGTCGGTGGCGGGCACGGCGACCGGCTGGTGCTGGTGATCGGCGGCGCGCCGGATCCGGTGGTGACCGTGCAGAAGCTGATGGAGGGGTTCGGCGACGGCCCGGTCGTGGTCGGCCCGGCCGTGCCGAGCCTGGACGCGGCGACCGAGTCGGCGCGCGCGGCGCTGACCGGCTACCGCAGCGCGGTGGCGTGGCCGGCGGCACCGCGCCCGGTCGCGGCGGACGACCTGCTGCCGGAGCGTGCGCTGGCCGGCGACCCGGAGGCCCGGCGTACGCTGCGGGACTCGGTCTACGGCGCACTGACGCGGGCGGGCGGTGAGCTGCTGGAGACGCTGGACGCGTTCTTCGCGGCCGGCGGTGTGCTGGAGAGCGCGGCCCGCGGCCTCTTCGTGCACCCGAACACGGTCCGCTACCGGCTGAAGCGGATCGCGGAGGTGACCACGTTCTCCCCGCTGAACTCGCGGGACGCGTTCGCGCTGCGGATCGCGCTGACGGTCGGCCGGCTCGACCCGCCGAACGCGGTGTTGCCTCCGTCACGCACCACCCCACGCCAAGGGTGA
- a CDS encoding acyl carrier protein, giving the protein MASREEIITGLADILNELAGVEQSDVTEEKTFTDDLDVDSLSMVEVIMAAEDKFGVKIPDTEMQNLKTVGDAVSYIEANA; this is encoded by the coding sequence ATGGCTTCCCGCGAAGAGATCATCACCGGCCTCGCCGACATCCTCAACGAGCTCGCCGGCGTCGAGCAGTCCGACGTGACCGAGGAGAAGACCTTCACGGACGACCTGGACGTCGACTCGCTCTCCATGGTCGAGGTGATCATGGCGGCCGAGGACAAGTTCGGCGTGAAGATCCCGGACACCGAGATGCAGAACCTCAAGACCGTGGGTGACGCCGTCTCCTACATCGAGGCGAACGCGTGA
- a CDS encoding beta-ketoacyl-ACP synthase III, with translation MAGSRILALGHYQPARVVTNEELSHTIDTNDEWIRDRVGIAERRIADGESVADMATFAAEKALANAGLTAADIDLVIVATCSAEDRCPNVAAMVAARLGITAPGAFDLNAACSGFSYALATADHAIQAGSSRNALVIGAEKLSDVVDWTDRTTAVLFADGAGAAVVTAVAEGEPSGIGPVLWGSAPEKGDVLTIAGWRPYIKQEGQAVFRWATTAIAPVAKQACEKAGVAPEEIAAFVAHQANTRIIDGIVKRLGLKDAVVAKDLVESGNTSAASIPLALSKLVERREVPSGAPVLLFGFGGGLTYAGQVIRCP, from the coding sequence ATGGCCGGCAGCCGCATCCTCGCGCTCGGGCACTACCAGCCGGCCCGGGTGGTGACGAACGAGGAGCTCTCGCACACGATCGACACCAACGACGAGTGGATCCGGGATCGGGTCGGCATCGCCGAGCGGCGCATCGCGGACGGCGAGTCGGTCGCGGACATGGCCACGTTCGCCGCGGAGAAGGCGCTGGCGAACGCGGGGCTGACCGCCGCGGACATCGACCTGGTGATCGTGGCGACCTGCTCCGCCGAGGACCGCTGCCCGAACGTCGCGGCGATGGTCGCGGCGCGCCTCGGCATCACCGCGCCGGGCGCGTTCGACCTGAACGCGGCCTGCTCCGGCTTCTCCTACGCGCTGGCCACTGCGGACCACGCGATCCAGGCCGGCTCGTCCCGCAACGCGCTGGTGATCGGCGCGGAGAAGCTCTCCGACGTGGTGGACTGGACCGACCGCACCACCGCGGTGCTGTTCGCGGACGGCGCCGGCGCGGCCGTGGTCACCGCCGTCGCGGAGGGCGAGCCGTCCGGCATCGGCCCGGTGCTCTGGGGCTCCGCCCCGGAGAAGGGCGACGTGCTGACGATCGCGGGCTGGCGGCCGTACATCAAGCAGGAGGGCCAGGCGGTCTTCCGCTGGGCCACCACCGCGATCGCGCCGGTGGCGAAGCAGGCCTGCGAGAAGGCCGGCGTCGCGCCGGAGGAGATCGCCGCGTTCGTCGCGCACCAGGCCAACACGCGGATCATCGACGGCATCGTGAAGCGGCTCGGTCTCAAGGACGCCGTGGTCGCGAAGGATCTGGTCGAGTCCGGCAACACCTCGGCGGCCAGCATCCCGCTGGCGCTGTCGAAGCTGGTCGAGCGGCGCGAGGTGCCGTCCGGCGCGCCGGTGCTGCTGTTCGGCTTCGGCGGCGGCCTGACGTACGCCGGTCAGGTCATCCGCTGCCCCTGA
- a CDS encoding glycoside hydrolase family 3 protein, with translation MLVLTGCGTEPPASPESSPDATVPLAVPSSAPDPAAQAAALVAQLKDEDLAGQVLMPYAYGASATDVSAGSKAGNQGLAGVDTPAQMVEKYRLGGLILVGFSADDPTGKNQPTTNVDKPDQVRALTEGLQAAHAKLPAGAAPMLIGTDQEYGVVTRIRTGVSALPGAMAFGAAGDVGVTEKAWSVAGGELAAMGVNVDFAPVADVLGGPGGLVIGSRSYGDDPKAVAEQVAAAVRGLQAGGVAAALKHFPGHGHTTTDSHEALPVLGQDRKALDAGDLPPFRAGIEAGAQLVMSGHLDVQAIDPGVPATFSKKVLTDLLRGDLKFQGVVVSDALNMEPAMAWPAGEAAVRALNAGNDLLLMPPDLPAAHAGLLAALGDGSLPRERLIEAATRVLTLRFTLAQDAVPPMSTVGAPSGAEPLSDVARRSITLLRGACDGAAVAGPVTVTVASGRTDSKKNLEEALRKAGLEVVASGGSTTVHLVGYGDGAAELSSGAQVTVSMDLPYLLASSRSPVLLATYSNAPAQLTALAEVLAGKAKPQGSSPVEVDGLPRTTC, from the coding sequence ATGCTCGTCCTGACGGGGTGTGGCACCGAGCCCCCGGCGAGCCCGGAGTCGTCGCCGGACGCCACGGTCCCGCTGGCCGTGCCCTCGTCCGCGCCGGATCCGGCCGCGCAGGCGGCCGCGCTGGTCGCGCAGCTCAAGGACGAGGACCTGGCCGGCCAGGTGCTGATGCCGTATGCGTACGGCGCGTCCGCGACCGACGTCTCGGCCGGCTCCAAGGCCGGTAACCAAGGGCTGGCCGGCGTGGACACCCCGGCGCAGATGGTGGAGAAGTACCGGCTCGGCGGCCTGATCCTGGTCGGGTTCAGCGCCGACGACCCGACCGGGAAGAACCAGCCCACCACCAACGTCGACAAACCCGACCAGGTCCGCGCGCTCACCGAGGGCCTGCAGGCCGCGCACGCGAAGCTGCCGGCCGGCGCCGCACCGATGCTGATCGGCACCGACCAGGAGTACGGCGTGGTCACCCGGATCCGCACCGGCGTGAGCGCGCTGCCCGGCGCGATGGCGTTCGGCGCCGCCGGTGACGTCGGTGTGACCGAGAAGGCCTGGTCCGTGGCCGGCGGCGAGCTGGCCGCGATGGGCGTCAACGTCGACTTCGCGCCGGTCGCGGACGTGCTCGGCGGCCCCGGCGGCCTGGTGATCGGCTCGCGTTCCTACGGCGACGACCCGAAGGCGGTCGCGGAGCAGGTCGCCGCGGCGGTGCGCGGGCTGCAGGCCGGTGGCGTCGCGGCCGCGCTGAAACACTTCCCCGGCCACGGCCACACCACCACGGACAGCCACGAGGCGCTGCCGGTGCTCGGCCAGGACCGCAAGGCGCTGGACGCCGGCGACCTGCCGCCGTTCCGGGCCGGCATCGAGGCGGGCGCGCAACTGGTCATGTCCGGGCACCTGGACGTGCAGGCGATCGACCCGGGCGTGCCGGCGACGTTCTCCAAGAAGGTCCTGACCGACCTGCTGCGCGGCGACCTGAAATTCCAGGGCGTGGTGGTCAGCGACGCGCTCAACATGGAGCCGGCGATGGCCTGGCCGGCGGGGGAGGCGGCGGTGCGTGCGCTGAACGCCGGCAACGACCTGCTGCTGATGCCGCCGGACCTGCCGGCCGCGCACGCCGGCCTGCTGGCCGCGCTGGGTGACGGATCGCTCCCCCGGGAGCGGCTGATCGAGGCGGCCACTCGCGTGCTCACGCTGCGCTTCACGCTGGCCCAGGACGCGGTGCCGCCGATGTCCACGGTCGGTGCGCCGTCCGGTGCCGAGCCGCTGTCGGACGTGGCCCGCCGGTCGATCACGCTGCTGCGCGGCGCCTGCGACGGCGCGGCGGTCGCCGGCCCGGTGACGGTGACGGTGGCGAGCGGCCGCACCGACTCCAAGAAGAACCTGGAGGAGGCGCTGCGCAAGGCGGGCCTGGAGGTGGTGGCGTCCGGCGGCAGCACCACGGTGCACCTGGTCGGGTACGGCGACGGCGCCGCCGAGCTGTCCTCCGGCGCGCAGGTGACGGTGTCGATGGACCTGCCCTACCTGCTGGCGTCGTCCCGGTCGCCGGTGCTGCTGGCGACCTATTCGAACGCGCCCGCGCAGCTGACCGCGCTCGCCGAGGTGCTCGCGGGCAAGGCGAAGCCGCAGGGCAGCTCGCCGGTCGAGGTGGACGGGCTGCCGCGCACCACCTGCTGA